A single region of the Dehalococcoides mccartyi genome encodes:
- a CDS encoding ABC transporter permease yields MSIKHIITLFNREVIHGPKDVTFIMVVVTPILISLFISLAFGNIFSEKPKLGLTDLGNSQLVSLLKDNNTLLIKEYPDEAALKEAATSGAVDMGLVLPADFDTTLLQTNTLKSSAYVWGESLAKNRMIIPAVLADTARQITGAEVPVEINSISLGDEQNVPWSDRLFPFVVLMAMFFSGLMLPASSLIDEKQKRTLEAVNITPATLGEIFTAKGAIGTLLGLIMGLIILGMNSAFGNAPLPLVLMLVLGSLMASLLGLLAGAFIKDMNTLFAVWKFGGLLLFGPAFIYLFPQIPQWIGYFFPTYYILKPVVDLSIYDASWSDIALNAGITMILVAILLAVVPNVVKRMSNSALRLYT; encoded by the coding sequence ATGAGCATAAAGCATATAATCACCCTTTTTAACCGCGAAGTAATCCACGGCCCTAAGGACGTTACCTTTATAATGGTAGTGGTAACCCCCATACTTATTTCCCTTTTTATATCTCTGGCTTTCGGTAATATTTTTTCGGAAAAACCCAAGCTGGGGCTGACTGATTTGGGCAACTCCCAGCTTGTAAGCCTGCTAAAAGACAATAATACCCTGCTTATTAAGGAATACCCTGACGAAGCCGCCCTTAAAGAAGCGGCCACAAGCGGTGCGGTAGACATGGGGCTGGTACTGCCGGCGGATTTTGATACCACCCTTCTCCAGACCAATACCCTTAAGTCTAGTGCCTATGTCTGGGGGGAAAGTCTGGCTAAAAACCGCATGATTATCCCGGCGGTGCTGGCTGACACCGCCAGACAGATTACCGGGGCAGAAGTGCCGGTGGAAATAAACTCCATCTCACTTGGAGATGAGCAAAACGTACCCTGGTCTGACCGCTTATTCCCCTTCGTGGTACTCATGGCCATGTTCTTCAGCGGGCTGATGCTGCCGGCCAGTTCCCTTATAGATGAAAAACAAAAACGCACTCTGGAAGCAGTCAATATCACCCCGGCCACTCTGGGCGAAATATTTACCGCCAAGGGGGCCATAGGCACTCTGCTGGGCTTAATTATGGGGCTTATTATACTCGGTATGAACTCAGCTTTCGGCAATGCCCCTCTGCCGCTGGTACTGATGCTGGTACTGGGTTCGCTAATGGCCTCTTTGCTGGGGCTTCTGGCAGGTGCCTTTATAAAGGATATGAACACCCTTTTTGCCGTCTGGAAGTTTGGCGGGCTGCTCCTTTTCGGGCCGGCTTTTATCTACCTCTTCCCCCAGATACCCCAGTGGATAGGCTACTTCTTCCCCACCTATTACATCTTAAAACCGGTAGTAGACCTGAGCATATATGATGCCAGCTGGTCTGATATAGCCCTGAACGCAGGGATAACCATGATACTGGTGGCTATACTGCTGGCAGTGGTTCCCAACGTAGTCAAACGCATGTCAAACTCTGCCCTGCGCCTTTATACCTGA
- a CDS encoding ABC transporter permease: MNFRIIKALLKKDFSLFLQNRFYMLMTIVGLVFYIIIFFIMPNKVDEQLKAGIYAPVMPPAFSVLVADPANSLSSYDSLDEAKAAVENGDTQAVIALPEDIMQVWASGGKPEIEIYYSSSAPLELRDAIISLVKELSYAQTGQSLTFDTNEQVMGQDMLGEQIPMRNRMVPLLAIFILMMEILSLASLIAEENEQGTARALLVTPMSVPELFAAKGIIGVGMALGQVVLFMLLVGGFSSQPLITLSVLILGSLMVTGLGFLLASLTKSLMSVTAWGMLLFIILAIPGMGIMFPGLISSWAKVIPSYYLTDTVNRVVNYGADLSVVGGNLLILLGFTAVIVAAGIVVLRRRYQ; this comes from the coding sequence ATGAACTTTCGCATTATAAAAGCCCTGCTGAAAAAGGATTTTTCCCTTTTCCTACAAAACCGCTTTTATATGCTGATGACTATTGTCGGGCTGGTATTTTATATCATTATCTTCTTTATCATGCCCAACAAAGTGGACGAACAGCTTAAAGCGGGTATATACGCCCCAGTCATGCCGCCGGCATTTTCAGTACTGGTGGCAGACCCGGCAAACAGCCTCTCCAGCTATGACTCGCTTGATGAAGCTAAAGCCGCAGTGGAAAACGGGGATACCCAGGCAGTTATTGCCCTGCCGGAAGATATCATGCAGGTTTGGGCTTCAGGCGGCAAACCCGAAATAGAAATATATTATTCCTCATCCGCCCCGCTTGAGCTGCGGGATGCCATAATCAGCCTGGTAAAAGAGCTGTCCTACGCTCAGACCGGCCAGTCTCTTACATTCGATACCAACGAGCAGGTAATGGGACAGGATATGCTGGGTGAACAGATACCCATGCGCAACCGGATGGTACCCCTGCTGGCCATATTTATACTTATGATGGAAATACTCAGTCTGGCCAGCCTGATAGCCGAAGAAAACGAACAGGGTACGGCCAGAGCCCTGCTGGTAACCCCTATGAGCGTACCCGAACTCTTTGCCGCCAAAGGTATAATAGGGGTTGGCATGGCGCTGGGGCAGGTGGTGCTCTTTATGCTGCTGGTCGGCGGGTTCAGCTCCCAGCCGCTTATAACCTTAAGCGTGCTTATTTTGGGCAGCCTTATGGTAACCGGGCTGGGCTTCCTGCTAGCCTCGCTTACCAAGAGCCTTATGTCGGTAACCGCCTGGGGTATGCTGCTGTTTATCATTCTGGCTATACCCGGCATGGGCATAATGTTCCCCGGCCTGATAAGCAGCTGGGCTAAGGTAATACCCTCGTACTACCTGACAGATACCGTAAACCGGGTGGTTAACTACGGGGCAGACCTAAGCGTAGTGGGCGGAAACCTGCTTATCCTGCTGGGCTTTACCGCCGTAATAGTAGCAGCCGGTATTGTTGTCCTGCGGAGGCGTTACCAATGA
- a CDS encoding ABC transporter ATP-binding protein, with protein sequence MSQISISVEKLSYWYGDLKAVNQISFEVGQGEILGFLGPNGAGKTTTQKMLTGQLKPKDGRATLLGFDVAKDTEEIHRRIGICFEQTNLYEQMTALENLQLFADLFGVKNFDGYALLKRVGLSGREKDKVSGYSKGMKQRLMIARSLVNTPSILFMDEPTSGLDPVSSESIRDIILEERKRGATIFLTTHDMWEADKLCDRVAFINEGSIAALDAPVNLKQQYGKRSLVAKIKTPDGKLENREIALDTGKTSAEVSKLLDSEQVLTLHSEEATLEDIFIKITGRRLTE encoded by the coding sequence ATGAGTCAAATATCAATTTCGGTAGAAAAACTGAGCTACTGGTACGGAGACCTGAAAGCGGTAAACCAGATAAGCTTTGAGGTTGGACAAGGTGAAATTCTGGGTTTTCTGGGCCCCAACGGGGCAGGCAAAACCACCACCCAGAAAATGCTGACCGGCCAGCTCAAACCGAAGGATGGCCGGGCTACCCTGCTGGGATTTGATGTGGCTAAAGATACCGAGGAAATCCACCGGCGGATAGGCATCTGTTTTGAACAGACCAATCTGTACGAACAAATGACCGCTCTGGAAAACCTCCAGCTTTTTGCAGACCTGTTCGGGGTGAAAAACTTTGACGGTTATGCTCTTTTAAAAAGGGTGGGACTGAGCGGACGGGAAAAAGACAAAGTATCCGGTTACTCCAAGGGCATGAAACAGCGCCTTATGATAGCCCGCTCTCTGGTAAACACCCCAAGCATACTCTTTATGGACGAACCCACCTCCGGGCTTGACCCCGTATCTTCAGAATCTATCCGGGACATCATACTGGAAGAACGCAAGCGGGGGGCAACCATATTTTTAACCACCCATGACATGTGGGAAGCAGACAAACTGTGTGACCGGGTTGCTTTCATAAACGAAGGCTCTATTGCCGCATTGGATGCCCCGGTTAACTTAAAACAGCAGTACGGCAAACGTTCCCTGGTAGCCAAGATAAAAACCCCGGACGGAAAACTGGAAAACAGAGAGATTGCCCTGGATACCGGTAAAACCTCCGCAGAGGTCAGCAAGCTCCTTGATAGCGAACAGGTGCTGACCCTGCACAGCGAAGAAGCCACTCTGGAGGATATCTTTATAAAGATAACCGGACGGAGGCTGACCGAATGA
- a CDS encoding TetR/AcrR family transcriptional regulator, with amino-acid sequence MTRTKQSTASRDKIISAATHLFLNSHDAGKVSIEDIARKAKVSPTTIYNNFGGRKALVHVVVEKIIDNSLIQAKDIISRPLPFPGKIQLILSNKNDMAGKMPEEILKKLVHMDEEVAALIQEIYQKEIQPMWQKLIADGKAEGYVDPSLSEEAVFIYLKVVRDGFNANAALFEPAKDKINLMMELSRIMMYGFFKNDACLIPDINNRHPKTGLRSN; translated from the coding sequence TTGACCAGAACCAAACAGAGCACTGCCAGCCGTGACAAAATAATCTCGGCCGCTACCCACCTTTTTTTGAACTCACATGATGCCGGCAAAGTAAGTATTGAAGATATTGCCCGCAAGGCCAAGGTTTCCCCCACTACCATTTACAACAATTTCGGGGGCAGAAAAGCACTGGTGCACGTGGTGGTGGAAAAAATAATAGACAACAGCCTGATACAGGCAAAAGATATCATATCCCGTCCCCTGCCCTTTCCCGGTAAAATACAGCTGATACTCTCCAACAAAAACGATATGGCCGGCAAAATGCCGGAAGAGATACTGAAAAAACTGGTGCACATGGATGAGGAGGTAGCCGCCCTGATACAGGAAATCTACCAGAAAGAAATCCAGCCCATGTGGCAGAAACTGATAGCGGACGGCAAAGCTGAAGGATATGTAGACCCGTCTCTTTCCGAAGAAGCGGTATTTATTTACCTGAAAGTGGTCCGTGATGGTTTTAATGCCAACGCCGCCTTGTTTGAACCCGCCAAAGACAAAATAAACCTTATGATGGAACTTTCCCGGATAATGATGTACGGCTTCTTTAAAAACGATGCCTGCCTGATACCGGATATCAATAACAGGCACCCAAAAACTGGCTTAAGGAGTAATTGA
- a CDS encoding DJ-1 family glyoxalase III — MSRFAVLLAEGFEEIEFCTITDILRRADLEVKIVGLKNGLTGGSRGIRIMPDMYIDDLKTTDYEVLVLPGGNPGFINMGKDQRVLELIRTAHTENKYLAAICAGPAVLSRAGVINGKEVAIYPGVKHLLKNCTACDLRVKAEGKLITGRSPQAAMDFALTLMDMFAKPQAAKVVRDEMLV, encoded by the coding sequence ATGAGCCGCTTTGCCGTTTTGTTAGCCGAGGGTTTTGAAGAAATAGAGTTCTGCACCATTACGGATATCCTCCGGCGGGCAGACCTTGAGGTTAAGATAGTGGGGCTTAAAAACGGTCTTACCGGCGGCTCAAGGGGAATCCGCATCATGCCGGATATGTATATAGATGACCTAAAGACCACAGATTACGAAGTACTAGTTCTGCCCGGAGGTAATCCCGGCTTTATAAATATGGGCAAAGACCAGCGGGTGCTTGAGCTTATCCGCACTGCCCATACCGAAAACAAATATTTGGCGGCTATCTGTGCCGGTCCGGCAGTCCTTTCCAGAGCCGGGGTGATAAACGGCAAAGAGGTTGCCATATATCCGGGGGTTAAACACCTGCTAAAAAACTGTACTGCCTGTGACCTGCGGGTAAAGGCGGAAGGCAAACTTATTACCGGGCGAAGCCCTCAGGCCGCCATGGATTTTGCCCTGACCCTGATGGATATGTTTGCCAAACCCCAGGCCGCTAAGGTGGTACGTGACGAAATGCTGGTTTAG
- the oadA gene encoding sodium-extruding oxaloacetate decarboxylase subunit alpha: MGIKITDTTLRDAHQSLIATRMRTRDMIDIAAKLDKVGFYSLEVWGGATFDSCIRFLNEDPWERLRLIRQKAPNTPLQMLLRGQNLVGYRHYADDVVREFVRLSVKNGIDIFRVFDALNDTRNMEVSIQTAKELKAHVQGTICYTTSPIHTVEKLAEMAVELEKMGCDSICIKDMAGLITPTAAAQLVKSIKAKVKLPVDLHSHCTSGMAPLAYYAAAEAGVDIIDTAFSAFAWGTSQPTTESFVAAFQGTKLDTGLNLELMSEIGEEFNKISSTYRCLYTCEATQPSIGVLLHQIPGGMISNLVSQLRQQNAFDKLPQVLAEVPKVRADLGYPPLVTPSSQIVGTQAILNVLSGARYKQVTKETKNYLMGYYGKIPGAVNEEIRKAIIGDEKPVSVRPGALLEPELPKMKAEGEKLGILKTEEDLLTYAMYPEVAAKFLKGECKEECLLPSTPEAAKSAKTEVKAEAKSAPVLSGTAEYSVEVDGEVFTVKVSSKAGIVGEAPKAAKPTASHPGAVVSPMQGMLLSLKVKEGDKVTEGEVVATIEAMKMENDVTAAVSGVVSEIYAYEGEVVGSKDVIMVIEPDAK, from the coding sequence ATGGGTATAAAGATAACAGATACAACTCTGCGGGATGCGCACCAGTCACTGATAGCCACCCGAATGCGTACCCGTGACATGATTGATATTGCCGCCAAACTGGATAAGGTTGGCTTTTATTCACTGGAAGTCTGGGGCGGTGCTACATTTGACTCCTGTATCCGTTTTCTGAATGAAGACCCCTGGGAACGTCTCCGACTGATACGCCAGAAAGCGCCCAATACCCCTCTTCAGATGCTTCTCCGCGGGCAGAATCTGGTGGGATACCGCCACTATGCAGATGATGTGGTGCGTGAGTTTGTCCGTTTGTCCGTTAAAAACGGCATAGATATTTTCCGGGTTTTTGATGCCTTGAATGATACCCGAAATATGGAAGTTTCCATCCAGACGGCCAAAGAGCTTAAGGCCCATGTTCAGGGTACTATCTGTTATACCACCAGTCCCATTCATACCGTAGAGAAGCTGGCCGAGATGGCAGTGGAACTGGAAAAAATGGGCTGTGATTCCATATGTATCAAAGACATGGCCGGGCTTATCACTCCTACCGCTGCCGCCCAGCTGGTCAAGTCTATAAAAGCCAAGGTCAAACTGCCGGTGGACCTCCACTCACACTGCACCAGCGGCATGGCGCCTTTGGCTTATTATGCTGCGGCCGAGGCCGGGGTGGATATAATAGATACCGCCTTTTCCGCCTTTGCCTGGGGTACTTCCCAGCCCACCACCGAAAGTTTCGTGGCCGCTTTTCAGGGTACGAAACTGGATACCGGGCTTAATCTGGAACTTATGAGCGAAATAGGTGAGGAATTTAATAAAATAAGTTCTACTTACCGCTGCCTTTATACCTGTGAAGCCACCCAGCCGAGTATCGGCGTGCTTCTCCATCAGATACCCGGCGGTATGATTTCCAATCTGGTCAGCCAGCTTCGCCAGCAGAATGCCTTTGACAAACTGCCGCAGGTATTGGCCGAAGTACCCAAAGTAAGGGCTGATTTGGGCTATCCCCCGCTGGTTACCCCGTCAAGCCAGATTGTAGGTACGCAGGCCATTTTGAACGTGCTGAGCGGCGCCCGCTACAAACAGGTAACCAAAGAAACTAAAAACTATCTCATGGGGTACTACGGTAAAATACCCGGTGCGGTAAATGAAGAAATACGCAAAGCTATTATCGGTGATGAAAAACCCGTCAGTGTCAGGCCGGGGGCTTTACTTGAGCCGGAACTGCCCAAGATGAAAGCCGAAGGCGAAAAGCTGGGTATACTTAAAACCGAGGAAGACCTTTTGACTTATGCCATGTACCCTGAGGTAGCTGCCAAATTCCTCAAGGGTGAGTGCAAAGAAGAGTGTCTTCTGCCGTCTACGCCTGAAGCTGCCAAATCCGCCAAGACTGAAGTGAAAGCTGAAGCCAAATCCGCTCCTGTTCTTAGCGGTACGGCTGAATATAGTGTAGAGGTAGACGGAGAGGTCTTTACGGTCAAGGTTTCTTCCAAGGCCGGTATAGTTGGTGAAGCCCCCAAGGCTGCTAAACCTACTGCTTCGCATCCAGGTGCGGTTGTTTCTCCCATGCAGGGTATGCTTCTTTCACTGAAGGTGAAGGAAGGGGATAAGGTAACCGAGGGTGAAGTAGTGGCTACCATAGAAGCTATGAAAATGGAAAATGATGTCACTGCCGCTGTAAGCGGGGTGGTTTCGGAAATATATGCCTACGAAGGCGAAGTGGTAGGCAGTAAAGACGTTATCATGGTGATTGAGCCAGATGCTAAATAA
- a CDS encoding acetyl-CoA carboxylase biotin carboxylase subunit: protein MLNKILVANRGEIAIRIMRACRELGIKTVAVYSDADKGALFVKYADEAYHIGPAQLSESYLNIKKIVSVAKKAGVDGVHPGYGFLSENPGFALALEKAGIKFVGPSSRVIELMGNKIAARREMKKAGVPVLPGTEGCVSGIEQATEAAAAIGYPVIIKPSGGGGGIGMRVANGPDELKDAIESSQKVAGNTFGLAEVYIEKYISKPRHIEIQIMGDSQGNVVYLGERECSIQRRYQKLIEEAPSPVITPELRKKMGEVAIKAGKWVNYEGAGTIEFIFSNGQFYFLEANTRVQVEHPVTEMVTGIDIVKEQIMVASGNELSFKQEDVQMRGWAIECRINAEDPLNEFAPSAAKLKGYRSPGGIGVRVDSGVHTRYNIPYLYDPMISKLIVWGRTREEAIARMRRALYEYIIVGVKTNIPFHKAVMVNPNFVAGNLHTHFIEKETTLLDEMKRIMSEEQPLEEKLSEIFDDTRRIAAIAAVTALTQLPAEIDEDEITGV from the coding sequence ATGCTAAATAAAATACTGGTTGCCAACAGGGGTGAAATAGCCATACGCATTATGCGTGCCTGCCGTGAGCTGGGCATAAAGACTGTTGCCGTCTATTCCGATGCTGATAAAGGTGCTCTCTTTGTAAAGTATGCAGATGAAGCTTATCATATTGGTCCTGCCCAGCTGTCTGAGAGCTATCTTAATATTAAAAAGATAGTTTCTGTTGCCAAAAAAGCGGGGGTAGACGGGGTTCACCCCGGATATGGCTTTTTATCAGAAAACCCCGGTTTTGCACTGGCTCTGGAAAAGGCCGGCATCAAATTTGTAGGTCCCAGCAGCCGGGTTATAGAGTTGATGGGCAACAAGATTGCCGCCAGGCGTGAAATGAAAAAAGCGGGTGTGCCGGTACTCCCGGGTACCGAGGGTTGTGTTTCCGGTATTGAGCAGGCCACCGAAGCGGCAGCAGCAATTGGATATCCGGTTATTATAAAACCCAGCGGCGGGGGTGGCGGTATAGGCATGCGGGTGGCCAACGGTCCGGATGAGCTTAAAGATGCCATAGAATCCTCCCAGAAAGTAGCCGGAAACACCTTCGGTTTGGCCGAAGTTTATATTGAAAAATATATATCCAAGCCACGTCATATAGAAATCCAGATAATGGGTGATTCCCAGGGCAACGTGGTTTATCTGGGTGAGAGGGAATGTTCTATCCAGCGGCGTTATCAGAAACTGATAGAAGAAGCCCCTTCGCCGGTTATTACCCCCGAACTCCGCAAGAAAATGGGTGAAGTGGCTATCAAGGCCGGCAAGTGGGTTAACTATGAAGGTGCCGGCACTATTGAATTCATCTTTTCAAACGGCCAGTTTTACTTTCTTGAGGCTAATACCCGGGTGCAGGTAGAACATCCGGTTACCGAAATGGTTACCGGCATAGATATAGTCAAAGAACAGATAATGGTAGCTTCGGGCAACGAGCTTTCTTTCAAACAGGAAGATGTTCAGATGCGGGGCTGGGCTATAGAGTGCCGTATCAATGCCGAAGATCCCTTAAATGAGTTTGCTCCCTCAGCTGCCAAGCTTAAGGGTTACCGTTCACCCGGTGGTATCGGGGTACGGGTAGACAGCGGTGTTCATACGCGTTATAACATACCCTACCTGTATGATCCTATGATATCCAAGCTTATTGTTTGGGGCCGTACCCGTGAAGAAGCAATAGCCCGTATGCGGCGCGCTCTTTACGAATACATTATAGTAGGTGTGAAGACCAATATCCCCTTCCACAAAGCGGTTATGGTCAATCCCAATTTTGTGGCCGGTAATCTGCATACCCATTTCATTGAGAAAGAAACAACCCTGCTTGATGAAATGAAACGCATTATGAGCGAAGAACAGCCTCTGGAAGAGAAGCTGTCTGAGATATTTGATGATACCCGGAGAATTGCCGCTATTGCGGCGGTTACTGCCCTGACCCAGCTTCCGGCTGAAATTGATGAAGATGAGATAACCGGCGTTTAG
- a CDS encoding 2TM domain-containing protein produces MKQLTDDEIYRVAQKRVKEKKEFYNHLSVYIVINLMLIGIWAFTGSSYPWFIFPLGGWGIGLIFHFLSVFGFMRDESDWENKEIQKEIGRLKKNL; encoded by the coding sequence ATGAAACAGCTGACTGACGACGAAATCTACCGCGTTGCCCAGAAAAGGGTCAAGGAAAAGAAGGAATTTTACAATCACCTTTCAGTATACATAGTGATAAACCTGATGCTTATAGGTATCTGGGCATTTACCGGCAGTTCATACCCCTGGTTTATTTTCCCTTTGGGCGGCTGGGGTATAGGGCTGATTTTCCACTTTCTGAGTGTTTTCGGCTTTATGCGCGATGAAAGTGACTGGGAAAACAAGGAAATCCAGAAAGAGATAGGGCGTTTAAAGAAAAACCTCTAA
- a CDS encoding FAD-dependent oxidoreductase, with translation MAKTKAPVEKLESAEEIQKDGKVVSTKRTKGSEFFWTQSRCTGCNRCASVCPVDAIKLDRDKTPTKRVGTSPCTRACPAGLDIPRYVRFVADGNASAATAVMREKIPFPSVCGYVCFHPCELECQRQKFDEPIAIRALKRYAAENDDGSWKNNLKIAPPTGKKVAIIGSGPAGLTSAYFLTLLGHEATIFESMEYAGGKMFYSIPEHQLPKDILNKEIKTITDLGVTIHTSCQVQSVQTLFKQGYNSVLLSTGVLGLDEGLLLPCDETVESDLIKGSDFLKSIKSTTKESLGDKVVVIGGGSEAYNSAFAAKSLGVSEVHLVCSRHTGSKEASPEEVDRAIDAGVTVHPSLDFVKLVKSDDKIEGVELFRIRSYGYDKENKLHYEIINDTRRFIPADTIITTVAPDEKPGADYLTVVQPGVFAAGDGISGARSVIEAMAAGRSVAGLIDKYLEGEGNLDETLAPPEKDIKPLSEPKGQNRSQIELNLVKQAGGDKVEIEKTLSPAAAKKEAQRCLRCDIVHQVHDYSLDTSSCTYCGRCVNACYWDAITSGYGYEAAAKKRQTEIAALEEKHSVYNYAIRILPIAIGLMILAAAVAKLFK, from the coding sequence ATGGCCAAAACAAAAGCACCTGTAGAAAAACTGGAATCAGCCGAAGAAATTCAAAAGGACGGCAAGGTAGTCTCTACCAAGCGTACCAAGGGCAGTGAATTTTTCTGGACCCAAAGCCGCTGCACAGGGTGCAACCGGTGTGCCAGCGTTTGCCCGGTAGATGCTATCAAACTGGACAGGGATAAAACACCTACCAAACGGGTTGGCACCTCCCCCTGCACACGTGCCTGCCCTGCTGGATTAGATATCCCCCGCTATGTGCGTTTCGTAGCTGACGGCAATGCTTCAGCCGCAACTGCTGTTATGAGAGAAAAAATACCCTTCCCTTCCGTGTGCGGCTATGTCTGTTTTCACCCTTGCGAACTTGAATGTCAGCGCCAGAAATTTGACGAACCTATTGCCATTCGGGCATTGAAGAGATATGCCGCTGAAAATGATGACGGCAGTTGGAAAAATAACCTTAAAATTGCCCCGCCCACCGGCAAAAAAGTAGCTATTATCGGTTCCGGCCCGGCCGGACTTACCTCAGCCTACTTTTTAACCCTGCTGGGACATGAGGCAACTATATTTGAATCAATGGAGTATGCCGGCGGCAAGATGTTTTACAGTATACCGGAACACCAGCTGCCCAAAGATATACTTAATAAAGAGATTAAAACTATAACCGACCTGGGCGTCACCATACATACCTCCTGCCAGGTGCAGTCCGTACAGACCCTGTTCAAACAGGGTTACAACTCGGTCCTGCTTTCTACAGGCGTACTTGGCCTGGACGAAGGTCTTCTTCTCCCCTGCGACGAAACTGTTGAGTCAGACCTGATTAAAGGCAGTGACTTCCTGAAGAGTATAAAATCAACCACCAAAGAAAGCCTGGGCGACAAGGTAGTTGTAATAGGCGGCGGCAGTGAAGCCTATAATAGTGCCTTTGCCGCTAAGAGCCTAGGGGTCTCAGAGGTGCATCTGGTTTGCAGCCGCCATACCGGCAGCAAGGAAGCTTCCCCCGAAGAAGTTGACCGCGCAATAGATGCAGGCGTAACCGTTCACCCCTCACTGGATTTTGTAAAGCTGGTTAAATCTGATGACAAAATTGAGGGAGTGGAACTCTTCCGTATCCGCTCTTACGGATATGACAAAGAAAATAAACTCCATTATGAGATAATAAATGATACCCGCCGCTTTATACCGGCAGATACCATCATCACCACGGTCGCTCCCGATGAAAAACCCGGTGCGGATTACCTGACCGTAGTCCAACCCGGCGTATTTGCCGCCGGTGACGGCATCAGCGGCGCCCGCTCGGTCATTGAGGCTATGGCCGCCGGGCGTTCGGTAGCCGGTCTGATTGACAAATATCTGGAGGGTGAGGGCAATCTGGATGAGACTCTGGCCCCGCCTGAAAAAGATATCAAACCCCTTAGCGAACCCAAAGGACAAAACCGCTCTCAGATAGAGCTGAATCTGGTTAAACAAGCCGGTGGTGATAAGGTAGAAATTGAAAAAACTCTATCCCCCGCTGCTGCCAAGAAAGAAGCCCAGAGATGTTTGCGGTGTGACATTGTCCACCAGGTACATGACTATAGTCTGGATACCTCCAGCTGCACCTACTGCGGACGGTGCGTAAATGCCTGCTACTGGGATGCCATTACCAGCGGTTACGGTTATGAAGCCGCCGCCAAAAAACGACAGACTGAAATAGCCGCTCTGGAAGAAAAGCACAGCGTCTACAACTACGCTATCCGTATTCTGCCTATTGCCATAGGTCTTATGATACTGGCTGCCGCTGTTGCCAAACTTTTCAAGTAA
- a CDS encoding zinc-dependent dehydrogenase — protein sequence MKAVLLEKPGELLLAEVATPSCPKGGVLLKVSCCAICGTDVKMFRRGHRDLKYPRVLGHEIAAEVVCSEHPDFKAGTRVQVYPGIACGVCPLCLQGRENLCGQVKIIGFNYDGGLAEYMALLPESLPGGLNIIPENVSDEEASLAEPLASCIHSQYVCRVGDGDRVLVLGAGPLGLLQTMLARYNGAEQVLVAEILPERVCGAELACPDRVIDLGKTSLKQGVFEQTGGVGVDVILIASSGVEVGELPSVLSPGGRINFFSGLPKDRSGFTIDANSIHYQELILSGSYGSTAADNAEAVRLIGQGIIPVKRLISRVTGISYIEEAFLGVERLEGLKTVIKFYK from the coding sequence ATGAAAGCGGTCTTGCTGGAAAAACCGGGAGAACTCCTTCTTGCGGAGGTGGCTACTCCATCCTGCCCGAAAGGCGGGGTACTCTTAAAGGTTTCCTGTTGTGCAATCTGCGGGACAGACGTAAAAATGTTTCGGCGGGGGCATCGTGACCTTAAGTACCCCCGCGTGCTGGGGCATGAAATAGCCGCCGAGGTAGTCTGCTCCGAACACCCTGATTTTAAGGCAGGTACTCGGGTGCAGGTTTATCCGGGTATTGCCTGCGGGGTTTGCCCGCTTTGCCTGCAGGGTAGGGAGAACCTGTGCGGGCAGGTGAAAATAATCGGTTTTAATTATGACGGGGGCTTGGCCGAATATATGGCACTTCTCCCTGAAAGCCTGCCTGGCGGGCTTAACATAATACCTGAGAATGTTTCAGATGAAGAAGCCTCTCTGGCAGAGCCGCTTGCCAGCTGTATTCACAGCCAGTATGTTTGCCGGGTGGGGGACGGAGACCGGGTGTTGGTATTGGGGGCTGGACCTTTAGGGTTGCTGCAGACCATGCTCGCCAGATATAACGGAGCGGAACAGGTGCTTGTGGCTGAAATCCTGCCGGAGAGAGTGTGCGGAGCGGAACTGGCCTGCCCGGACAGGGTAATAGATTTGGGTAAGACCAGCCTTAAGCAGGGGGTTTTTGAGCAGACCGGCGGGGTTGGTGTGGATGTAATCTTAATTGCCAGTTCGGGGGTGGAAGTGGGAGAACTGCCCTCTGTTTTAAGCCCCGGCGGGCGGATAAATTTCTTTTCCGGCCTACCCAAGGACCGTTCTGGATTTACCATTGATGCGAATTCCATCCATTATCAGGAATTGATTTTGAGCGGCTCTTACGGCTCTACCGCAGCGGATAATGCTGAGGCTGTCCGCCTGATAGGGCAGGGAATTATACCCGTAAAGAGGCTTATCAGCCGGGTGACAGGTATTTCATATATAGAGGAGGCTTTTCTGGGAGTAGAAAGGCTGGAAGGTCTTAAAACCGTAATCAAATTTTATAAATGA